Below is a window of Ananas comosus cultivar F153 linkage group 9, ASM154086v1, whole genome shotgun sequence DNA.
ATCatgccaaaaaaaaatgaacaaatgcTGCCCAACGGCCGAGACATTAGATCCTTTCTGCCAGTCCCGACCTCTAACACCTATTCGATAACCTCTTCTGCTTCGCTGCATCACtttcttatcttattttattcaaTTCAATCCTACTCAAAGCCTTAAAATTATGAAACGAAACACTGGTAGGGACTTGGCTGCATTAAGGCCTAACTATGGTATTTTTTTGGTCCAAAAATCAGAGTAACTTCCGATGAAACGGTAAAACCTGTCACTCCGACCTATTCCATCCAGAATAAGCACGAGTTCAAAGCAGAATAACCCCCCCAACGCCCAAGGATGAGGAGATGTTTCCCCTTTAGAAGATCCTTCTCTTCCCTTATCACTCAAACCCACCACCCCCACCACATACTCCGAAACTCCGCTTCCGTCGCTTCACTTCTCCAACGCTTCATCGACTCTGATTCCCCTTCCAACGGTCGAACCATCCACGCCCACATCCTCGAATCCGGTTTCCGCCCCAGCACCAGCGTATCCATCAAGCTCCTCATCCTCCACATCAAAAGCGGCTGCTTGCACAATGCACGCAAGGTGTTCGATCAAATGCCGAGCCCGACCCTCTCGGCTTATAACTATCTAATCGCCGGGTACTTCAGAGAAGGCTCTGTCGAAGAGTTACTACTGCTCGTTCGAAAGCTTGTGTTTTCGAATCAAAAGCCCGATGGGTTTGCGCTATCGATGGTCCTGAAGCTCTCTGCGACCTCGGTTTCGATCAATCTAGCTAGAGAGGTTCACGCCCACATCGTCAAATCGGCGTTCGAGCATGATGATGTCCTGTTTTCTGCTTTGATTGATTCGTATGTGAAGAATGGAAAAGTGTGCCATGCAAGGAATGTATTTTTTATGATGTCGAAGAGGAGCATCGTGTGTTCGACCGCGTTGATTGTTGGTTATATGAATGAACGGTTGTTCGGAGATGCTCAAAATATGTTCGATAATATGTTAGAAAAGGACGCAGTCGCTTTTAATGCGATGATCGAAGGATATAGTAAAACATTGGAAACTGCGGGAGGTTCGCTAGAAGTATACAAGACAATGCTGCGGCTAAACTTTCGGCCGACAATTTCTACTTTTGTTAGCTTGCTTGGAGCTTGCTCTCTCTTATCGGCATTGGAATTCGGAGAACAAGTTCATTGCCAAGTTATAAAGAACAACTTGTTCTCGCATATTAAGTCAGGGAGCGcgcttatagattt
It encodes the following:
- the LOC109715131 gene encoding pentatricopeptide repeat-containing protein At1g28690, mitochondrial, which codes for MRRCFPFRRSFSSLITQTHHPHHILRNSASVASLLQRFIDSDSPSNGRTIHAHILESGFRPSTSVSIKLLILHIKSGCLHNARKVFDQMPSPTLSAYNYLIAGYFREGSVEELLLLVRKLVFSNQKPDGFALSMVLKLSATSVSINLAREVHAHIVKSAFEHDDVLFSALIDSYVKNGKVCHARNVFFMMSKRSIVCSTALIVGYMNERLFGDAQNMFDNMLEKDAVAFNAMIEGYSKTLETAGGSLEVYKTMLRLNFRPTISTFVSLLGACSLLSALEFGEQVHCQVIKNNLFSHIKSGSALIDFYSKCGRVEDGRKIFDHMEAKNVFSWTSMIDGYGKNGFPFEALELFDEMMGESSGKPNYATFLSALSACGHAGLVSRGQGIFLSMEREYSLKPRMEHYACMVDLLGRTGSLNEAYGFIKGIPEKPNSDVWGALLGAARLHGDVEMANIAAKEVFELSRDGRPGAYMAFSNTLAEAGKWEGVNKVRELMKDRGVAKNTGRSWVGTDNRLCSFRGGELRIEENEFS